The genomic region CCCACGGCAAGTTCGCATCCTGTGGGTCTAACTTTCTGAGAATTTCCATCCATTCTTTTCCGTTTTCAAACATTGCCTCCAGTCCTTCATCAGAATCATATCTTTCAATTTCAACGGTTACTGCATGTTGCCCGGATTCATCCATCCAATATGATTTCTCTCCAACATTGCGGGTACCTGATGGTAGAGTGTCTTTATATGTACTCCCGGAAGAGGAGTTGTGAGTGTAAATGTCGCTTTCAGGAACTGCATAGAAATAATAGTTATCTAAATTAAGTCCCGGTACATCACTGGAGTCAATTATAACATCGGGAGTAATACCTGACTCCGAATCCGTTTCAGATACACTTTCATCTTCTCCACCAACACAGCCTGAAATGAGTAAACAGGCTAGTAAAACAAAAAGTATCAATGGCTTTTTTGTTTCCATAAAATTCATAACATAGTATAGCTTATTTATCATTATTAAAAATATTGTTAAAAAGTATTCTATTTTTCTATATTAATGATGTGTGTAATGATGAAACGACGAAAAATAACAATACGTGAGAGAATAATGGGTGGTGTAGGAGCCTTTTTTCTTTCTATAATTCTTATAACTTTCAGAGACGCTTTACCAGAACTACCCCAGTTTTATTTCTGGATGATACTTGGCCCTGTTATTTTTTTAGTGTTCCTTTTTGCTTATTTCTTATCAGGAATCATAGTTAAAGAAGATGAGGAAGTAAAAGAAATAGAATATAGAACTGATTTAAAAAGTACAGTAATTGCTATTTTCATCTGGTTTGCTGTTATGGTAACAACATACTTCTTAGATGTCGAATTTAATCGTTTAATGAATGAACTTGGTGGTATGGCAACTATTTTGGTAGTAATGCTGTACATGAGAAAAAAGTCTGGCATTTCTGTTATATAAACCACAATCTTACAAGCGAAGATAAAATTTCCTCAAGTATTTTGAATATTCTTTATCTTTATTTAATCAATTCCCATTTGACTGCAAGGATATCCAGAAACGTGACAAGATATTCGGTAAAAAGTTTGTATGCGGGATTAAGTAAGAATAGAACATTATGTAGGTAACAACTGATAAAATGATTAAAACGTAAGTTTTTAATTAAAAGGCCGAGTCGCCTTCTTTTAAATCGATAACATTGGAGAGGGAAATCTATAACTGGTTATAACTCCTTATAGTAAATGCTTTTAAATCTACCTATTTATCTGATTTTATATATATTATTGTCTTTACAAGGGAGCACTTAATGAAAACACATTTTAATATGCATAGAATAAGTCAGAAAATAATATTCAAAAAGGTAACTGATTTTGTTACTAGCATCATCCTTTATATATTGTTGCTAGCCTTGCTTGTTGGGGTCGCAAATATCCTATTTGACATAAAATCAATGTTTTATGGGTCTTCAAATGGTGGTTTTTCCCAGGTGGTATCTGGTGTTCTTACTATCTTTGTCCTTATAGACCTTTTCAAAACATTTGTTGATTATCGTGAACATGAAGAAATCAGAATTACATACGTGACTGATGCTACGATCTTAATAGTTATGCGTGAAATCGCAGTAGGTGTATATGTTCAAAGATTTGATTACCAATTTATCTTAGGAATGTCTGTATTAATACTAACATTGGGCATTATAAGAGCAATGGCTGTTAAATATCCGCCTATTAAAACCAATCAGTTACAAACCATACAATAAGGAAAAATATTTTTGAATGCAATTATAAGGAGATGGGGATAGTGTATACGGTTTATATGAAAACATTAGGAAATTCACGCATCAACGTAGATCATATAATTAAGATATGGTGCGATCTGAATCAGATTAATGTAATAACTTCTGATTCATCTATAGAGACAATCTTTAGTGGAACTACCGATTATGCGGATGAAAAATTAGACGTAGTACTTTCTCAAATAGACGAAGCAAAAAGAAAATCAGAAAATATTGGTGATCTTGTCATACTAGATCTATCTAAAAACCTTAAATGAGCTGATAGATGATTTTGTTCCTCTTCAACATCTTGTGGGTAATTATGACAACAATGTCTTATTGCCCTATAGAAAATTGGTGATTCTCCACATGATAAGTACAAGGCGATATTTTATGAATCCCTGTCATGTGACACTATCCATACTTATATTCGGGATATGATCCGTAAATTTGGAACAGATTTCCAATGTAATCCCTTTCAAATTTACCCACTCGATGTTGTGGAGGTTCATGATTTTTTATTCTAATTGGATAGCCAAATAAAGGAAAAGTATTAACAGCATCTTGAAAAAGGTCTTTTTCTTTTTAAGTAATCTCTTTTTAGTGCAAGTTTGTCAGGCTAAAAGAATTTTGTTCATATCATACTGATTAATAGGATATTTTCAACATAGTAAAAGCTGATTGTTTGATGCCACACTTTAATTCAATTAAAAAAGACTACTAGTTACAAAATTTTGTACTATGTCTATTTATTTACTGAGCTTTTCACAGGAACATTTTTCACAAATATTTACAATAATAGTGATTAGCAAATAAACCCATACGATATACATTATGATCGTAACTAGGATTAATGGGACATTGTTAGCTTTAAACATTAAATATTCTACATATTTTTCTGGTCCAAAAGTTCTTGAAACAAAGATC from Methanolobus tindarius DSM 2278 harbors:
- a CDS encoding phosphate-starvation-inducible PsiE family protein codes for the protein MKTHFNMHRISQKIIFKKVTDFVTSIILYILLLALLVGVANILFDIKSMFYGSSNGGFSQVVSGVLTIFVLIDLFKTFVDYREHEEIRITYVTDATILIVMREIAVGVYVQRFDYQFILGMSVLILTLGIIRAMAVKYPPIKTNQLQTIQ